The Paraburkholderia sabiae genome includes a region encoding these proteins:
- a CDS encoding hybrid sensor histidine kinase/response regulator translates to MYDPAHFLPSFVWRADRDGLVRYVNPWASRYLGIPAEQIIGRTWRDFVHPDDINSVLDAVRTMGDGSLLRNVDVRLLRGDRVFHWHTLHLQAQRDESGRIGDTVGVATDIHHCRHAWAMYEASERRLKAAFHGARMGAWEWDMKNREVRMTEQLAELYSFPPGTEAVALSDLWNRVAPEYREPFQQKVERALQCGGPFEFDFVLDNDTHPARWLRMRGHAEFDGQGELARVHGVTFDISRQRAAEDSLILSERRYRALVESTGALVWSAHPDGEIRPADEPWGKFTGANPVRLENWGWLDFVHPDDREVAREAWLDVLQKGTAGSITFRMRRYDGRYRMVQAHAAPLYDEHGTLQEWFGTTTDVTAQHEAQAAIEARSLRLNVAMQAAEIHIVALDVASWTLSFEVAGEPQERETLAYEAALSRVHPDDRPVLDRYVRELAAGGDPGAHFEFRVQSPGGEQWMEGSALLQRAADGKPLRLIASVVDITDRKRMELMLRETDRRKDEFLAMLAHELRNPLAPIRTAIALFEKQDGIDQRSAGLIKLMRRQTEHMTRIVDDLLEVSRITQGRIALQLEPLLVGTAVYHAVEAMAASVEARGQHMHVDVSDATAWVRGDATRISQILVNILNNASKYTPEKGNISISARADEQSVEIVTTDTGTGISAELLPKVFELFSQGERTLDRSSGGLGIGLSLVKKLVELHDGTITVQSEGEGRGTTVTVRLPRLHHHERHSAQVLSEPAASAKSTALRLLIVDDNRDAADSLAMLCELEGHSTRTAYSSVEAIEAAAQLRPDAALLDIGLPDIDGYELARRLRPKDETLPFLIAITGYGQAEDRLRAQSAGFDYHFVKPVNAEGLLKLLSSLTAQEPGSRTGDVAPQAADPDAMT, encoded by the coding sequence ATGTACGATCCTGCTCATTTCCTGCCTTCGTTTGTCTGGCGCGCCGATCGCGATGGGCTCGTGCGCTATGTCAACCCATGGGCGTCGCGCTACCTCGGCATCCCCGCCGAGCAGATCATCGGGCGCACGTGGCGGGATTTCGTGCATCCCGACGATATCAATTCCGTGCTCGACGCCGTTCGCACGATGGGCGATGGAAGCCTGTTGCGCAACGTCGACGTGCGCCTTCTGCGCGGCGATCGCGTGTTCCATTGGCACACGCTGCATCTGCAGGCGCAGCGCGACGAAAGCGGCCGCATCGGCGACACCGTCGGCGTGGCCACGGACATCCATCATTGCCGTCACGCGTGGGCGATGTACGAAGCGAGCGAGCGCAGGCTGAAGGCCGCGTTCCACGGCGCGCGGATGGGCGCATGGGAATGGGACATGAAGAACCGCGAGGTGCGCATGACCGAGCAACTCGCCGAGCTTTATTCGTTTCCGCCGGGCACCGAGGCAGTCGCGCTATCCGATCTGTGGAACCGGGTTGCGCCCGAGTACCGCGAGCCGTTTCAGCAGAAGGTCGAACGGGCGCTGCAGTGCGGCGGTCCCTTCGAATTCGATTTCGTGCTCGACAACGACACACACCCGGCGCGCTGGCTGCGCATGCGCGGCCACGCGGAATTCGACGGACAGGGCGAGCTTGCCCGCGTGCACGGCGTCACCTTCGATATTTCCCGGCAGCGCGCCGCCGAAGACAGCCTCATCCTGAGCGAGCGGCGTTACCGTGCCCTCGTCGAATCGACGGGCGCGCTCGTCTGGTCCGCGCATCCCGACGGAGAAATCCGTCCTGCCGATGAGCCGTGGGGAAAGTTCACGGGCGCGAATCCTGTGCGGCTCGAAAACTGGGGATGGCTCGATTTCGTTCATCCCGACGATCGCGAGGTCGCGCGCGAAGCATGGCTCGACGTTCTGCAGAAGGGCACGGCTGGCTCGATCACGTTTCGCATGCGTCGCTACGACGGCCGCTACCGGATGGTTCAGGCGCATGCCGCGCCGCTCTACGACGAACATGGCACGTTGCAGGAGTGGTTCGGCACCACCACCGACGTCACTGCGCAACACGAAGCGCAAGCCGCAATAGAAGCACGCAGTCTGCGTCTTAACGTGGCGATGCAGGCAGCGGAAATTCATATCGTCGCGCTCGATGTCGCGTCGTGGACATTGTCCTTCGAAGTGGCGGGCGAACCGCAGGAACGCGAGACGCTCGCCTACGAGGCCGCACTGTCGCGCGTGCATCCCGATGATCGTCCCGTGCTCGACCGTTATGTGCGCGAGCTTGCGGCGGGCGGCGATCCGGGCGCGCATTTCGAGTTCCGCGTGCAGAGCCCGGGCGGCGAGCAATGGATGGAAGGCAGCGCGTTGCTCCAGCGCGCCGCCGACGGCAAACCGCTGCGGCTCATCGCAAGCGTGGTGGACATCACGGATCGCAAGCGCATGGAGCTGATGCTGCGCGAAACCGATCGCCGCAAGGACGAATTTCTCGCGATGCTCGCGCACGAACTGCGCAATCCGCTCGCGCCGATCCGCACGGCGATCGCGCTGTTCGAGAAGCAGGACGGCATCGACCAGCGTTCCGCCGGTCTCATCAAACTGATGCGCAGACAGACGGAGCACATGACGCGCATCGTCGACGATCTGCTCGAAGTGTCGCGTATTACACAAGGCCGGATCGCCCTTCAACTCGAGCCGCTTCTGGTCGGCACGGCCGTGTATCACGCGGTCGAAGCAATGGCGGCATCCGTCGAGGCACGCGGACAGCACATGCACGTGGACGTGTCCGACGCGACGGCATGGGTGCGCGGCGACGCCACGCGCATTTCGCAGATCCTCGTGAACATCCTCAACAACGCGAGCAAATACACCCCTGAAAAAGGCAACATTTCGATCAGCGCGCGCGCCGACGAGCAATCCGTCGAGATCGTAACGACTGACACGGGCACCGGCATTTCCGCCGAGCTTCTGCCCAAGGTGTTCGAACTGTTTTCGCAAGGCGAACGCACGCTCGATCGTTCGAGCGGCGGTCTCGGCATCGGTCTCTCGCTAGTGAAAAAGCTGGTGGAGCTGCACGACGGCACGATCACCGTGCAAAGCGAAGGCGAAGGCCGTGGCACGACGGTGACGGTCCGGCTGCCGCGTCTGCATCATCACGAACGCCATTCGGCGCAGGTGTTGTCCGAGCCCGCCGCGAGCGCGAAGTCGACCGCGTTGCGGCTACTGATCGTCGACGACAATCGCGACGCCGCCGATTCGCTCGCGATGTTGTGCGAACTGGAAGGCCATTCGACGCGCACCGCGTATTCCTCCGTCGAAGCGATCGAAGCGGCGGCGCAATTGCGCCCGGACGCCGCGCTGCTCGACATCGGCTTGCCCGACATCGACGGTTACGAGCTGGCGCGGCGGCTTCGCCCGAAGGACGAGACGCTGCCCTTTCTGATCGCGATCACAGGATACGGACAGGCCGAAGACCGGCTCAGGGCGCAGTCGGCGGGCTTCGACTATCACTTCGTCAAGCCCGTCAACGCCGAAGGGCTGCTCAAGCTGCTGTCGTCATTGACCGCGCAGGAACCGGGCAGCCGAACCGGCGACGTCGCGCCGCAAGCGGCTGATCCAGACGCGATGACCTGA
- a CDS encoding LysR family transcriptional regulator — protein MNTRDLQAFVAVVESGSMVRASERLFLTQPGLTRRVQNLESTLGIELLDRQSKPLKPTAAGNEVYGLARTVLRAVDDLMAVASPESEPAGEFRIGVPPFLSELALEEPIDRLRSAFPKLTLRVTAGWSPGLLEGVERAKADAAVVLLPESVALPEGLTSTLLAYKPTVVVASRSFGLADEPTTLAGLADHPWVLNQDGCGMRSALSRAMSAAGLPFNVAVEAFGSELQLSLVARGLGVGLAAPEVFARNAHRDALQIVDVPDFRSGLNVWLVHGALPGRLMRPVALMRDALIEKLEKDAVCVPLM, from the coding sequence TTGAACACGAGAGACTTGCAGGCTTTCGTCGCGGTGGTCGAAAGCGGATCGATGGTGCGGGCTTCGGAGCGGCTGTTTCTGACGCAGCCGGGCCTCACGCGCCGTGTGCAGAACCTGGAATCGACGCTCGGCATCGAACTGCTCGACCGGCAGAGCAAGCCGCTCAAGCCGACGGCGGCGGGCAACGAGGTGTACGGGCTCGCGCGCACGGTGCTGCGCGCTGTCGACGACCTGATGGCCGTCGCCTCGCCCGAGAGCGAACCGGCGGGCGAATTCAGGATCGGCGTGCCGCCGTTTCTGTCGGAACTGGCGCTGGAAGAACCCATCGACCGTCTGCGCAGCGCCTTTCCGAAGCTGACGCTGCGCGTGACGGCGGGCTGGTCGCCGGGCCTGCTGGAAGGCGTCGAGCGGGCGAAGGCGGATGCCGCCGTCGTGCTGTTGCCCGAAAGCGTGGCGTTGCCGGAAGGCCTGACCTCAACGCTTCTCGCGTACAAGCCGACCGTGGTCGTCGCATCGCGCTCGTTCGGTCTTGCCGATGAACCGACAACGCTCGCCGGACTGGCGGATCATCCGTGGGTGCTGAACCAGGACGGCTGCGGAATGCGTTCGGCGCTGAGCCGCGCGATGTCGGCGGCGGGATTGCCGTTCAACGTCGCCGTCGAAGCGTTCGGTTCGGAATTGCAGCTTTCGCTGGTGGCGCGCGGTCTGGGCGTCGGGCTCGCCGCGCCCGAAGTGTTCGCGCGCAACGCGCATCGCGACGCGTTGCAGATCGTCGACGTGCCGGATTTCCGAAGCGGTCTGAACGTGTGGCTCGTGCATGGCGCGCTGCCGGGGCGGCTCATGCGGCCCGTCGCGTTGATGCGCGATGCGCTGATCGAAAAGCTGGAAAAAGATGCGGTGTGTGTGCCGCTGATGTGA
- a CDS encoding MFS transporter: protein MTQPVDTSPLATAPFTKPANETLTAALTLFFAAAVGVIVVNLSAAQPLTGPVSRALNLPRELAGLIAMLPQLGYAAGLLLLVPLCDLLENRRLIVRTLVCCAAFLALSSLARSGWLFLASVFMAGATSSVIQMLVPMAAAMAPESRRGRAVGNVMSGLMLGILLSRPLASVIAGSFGWRAFYGIEAAADALLAVVLYLRLPNHVPHASARYAELLGSLWTLLRSEPVLQRRATLAALALGAFSAFWTAIALLLAQPPFSLGMQGIAAFALAGATGAIVTPLAGYLGDRGAGRVTQIVSHLLMIAAVLVLAVAGAGWGGFSPAAHPVLALALLVAGAAALDAGVITDQTLGRRAINLINPSARGRLNALFVGIFFVGGAIGAALSGAAWAWAGWSGVCIVALGFTVAVFLFGFVDRAAQMNHV, encoded by the coding sequence ATGACCCAGCCTGTCGACACCTCTCCACTGGCGACTGCGCCTTTCACCAAACCCGCGAACGAAACGCTGACGGCAGCCTTGACGCTCTTTTTCGCTGCCGCGGTCGGCGTGATCGTCGTGAATCTGTCGGCGGCGCAGCCTTTGACGGGGCCCGTCAGCCGCGCGCTGAATCTGCCGCGCGAACTGGCCGGCCTGATCGCGATGCTGCCGCAACTCGGCTACGCGGCGGGCCTGCTACTGCTCGTGCCGCTGTGCGATCTGCTGGAGAACCGGCGTCTGATCGTCAGGACGCTCGTGTGCTGCGCCGCGTTCCTTGCCCTGTCGTCGCTCGCGCGTTCGGGCTGGCTGTTTCTGGCGTCGGTGTTCATGGCGGGCGCGACGTCGAGCGTGATCCAGATGCTCGTGCCGATGGCGGCTGCGATGGCGCCCGAAAGTCGACGCGGCCGCGCGGTCGGCAACGTGATGAGCGGGCTGATGCTCGGCATTCTGCTGTCGCGTCCGCTTGCGAGCGTGATCGCCGGGTCGTTCGGGTGGCGCGCGTTTTACGGCATCGAGGCGGCGGCCGACGCGCTGCTCGCCGTCGTGCTGTACCTACGATTGCCGAACCACGTGCCGCACGCGAGCGCGCGTTACGCGGAACTGCTTGGTTCGCTCTGGACGCTGCTGCGCAGCGAGCCCGTCCTGCAACGCCGCGCGACGCTGGCCGCACTCGCGCTAGGCGCATTCAGCGCGTTCTGGACGGCTATCGCGCTGCTGCTCGCACAGCCGCCGTTTTCGCTCGGCATGCAAGGCATTGCAGCGTTCGCACTGGCCGGCGCGACGGGCGCGATCGTCACGCCGCTCGCCGGTTATCTCGGTGATCGTGGCGCGGGTCGCGTCACGCAGATCGTCTCCCATCTGCTGATGATTGCCGCCGTCCTCGTGCTCGCTGTCGCCGGCGCGGGCTGGGGCGGATTCTCCCCAGCGGCGCATCCCGTGCTCGCGCTTGCGCTGCTGGTCGCGGGTGCCGCAGCGCTCGACGCAGGCGTGATCACCGATCAGACGCTCGGCCGACGCGCGATCAATCTCATCAATCCCTCGGCGCGCGGCCGGTTGAATGCGCTCTTCGTCGGCATCTTTTTCGTGGGCGGTGCGATCGGCGCCGCGCTTTCGGGTGCAGCGTGGGCGTGGGCGGGATGGAGCGGCGTGTGCATCGTCGCGCTGGGATTCACGGTTGCCGTGTTTCTGTTCGGCTTCGTCGACCGCGCGGCGCAGATGAACCACGTTTGA
- a CDS encoding alpha/beta fold hydrolase, which produces MKNIVASAFIAASLFVAGAAHYAHAAPADNYLPANAPAIASAIAKVQDGKVDVNGVRYHYLLAQGKPGATVVVLLHGWASTSYMWRYVMPQLVARGYTVLAPDLRGLGDTSKPATGYEKANIADDIRALVAKLNLDPHINLVGHDMGGMVAYAYAAQHPDEVRTLAILDVPLPGIEPWDQLIQTPRTWHFRFYSVQDVPEMLIAGRELEYLKWFHNSEAVNTRAFSSETEEIYAREYAMPGALRAGFEYYRAFPADVKANREFAKTKLTMPVLGIGGEGSFGPVIGDHLRHVATNVEALNVSGSGHWVAEEQPAVVTDALLKFLPRSQSGQ; this is translated from the coding sequence ATGAAGAACATCGTCGCATCGGCGTTCATCGCCGCGTCGCTTTTCGTGGCGGGCGCAGCGCATTACGCGCATGCGGCGCCCGCCGATAATTACCTGCCCGCTAACGCGCCCGCCATTGCATCGGCAATCGCGAAGGTCCAGGACGGCAAGGTCGATGTGAACGGCGTGCGTTACCACTATCTGCTGGCGCAAGGCAAACCGGGCGCGACGGTCGTCGTGCTGCTGCACGGCTGGGCCTCGACGTCCTATATGTGGCGCTATGTGATGCCGCAACTCGTCGCACGCGGCTACACCGTGCTTGCCCCCGATCTGCGCGGTCTGGGCGATACGTCGAAGCCCGCGACCGGCTATGAAAAAGCCAACATCGCCGACGACATCCGCGCGCTCGTCGCGAAGCTGAATCTCGATCCGCATATCAATCTGGTGGGCCACGACATGGGCGGCATGGTCGCCTACGCGTATGCCGCGCAGCATCCCGACGAAGTGCGGACGCTCGCGATCCTCGACGTGCCGCTGCCCGGCATCGAGCCGTGGGATCAGTTAATCCAGACGCCGCGCACGTGGCACTTCCGCTTCTACTCGGTGCAGGACGTGCCCGAAATGCTGATTGCGGGACGCGAACTCGAGTACCTGAAGTGGTTCCACAATTCCGAGGCCGTGAACACCCGCGCATTCAGCAGCGAAACCGAAGAAATCTACGCTCGCGAATACGCGATGCCTGGCGCACTGCGCGCAGGATTCGAGTACTACCGCGCGTTTCCCGCAGATGTCAAAGCCAACCGCGAATTCGCCAAAACGAAGCTCACGATGCCCGTGCTCGGCATCGGCGGCGAAGGAAGTTTCGGTCCGGTTATCGGCGACCATCTTCGGCACGTTGCGACGAATGTCGAAGCCCTCAACGTTTCGGGCTCCGGTCACTGGGTCGCCGAAGAACAGCCTGCCGTCGTGACAGACGCGCTTCTCAAGTTTCTGCCTCGTTCGCAATCCGGTCAGTGA
- a CDS encoding glycosyltransferase, whose product MRFAVATYGTEGDTRPMAALCRALMDAGHEARLLADHATLGTASALGVPSIPLAGDIKGMLQREHAISSVVAERRGFSSMASALAHIANMHAEAWLREIVRAGEDCDAIIVSGLAAFVGLSAAEHLGVKAIGTGLIPITPTKAFASPFLPPKWIPAFLNYASQSLVNQMLWRAFREKTNAARAAVCGLPPRRELWTRHPMLYGISPSLIARPDDWPDNARMCGQWLPPTADWVAPQTLTDFLAAGDPPIYIGFGSMAGFDPQSVLGEMIAAVAGRRALFYPGWSGADISTLPPNFHVIGDTPHAWLFPQTSLVIHHGGSGTSHSAARAGVPSVVVPFAGDQSFWADRLRRAGVAGAALNGRKLRASVLAESIEHAGRAEMRSRARDLGLKMQSENGLRNAVIAIETMMNG is encoded by the coding sequence ATGAGATTCGCCGTCGCAACGTATGGAACGGAAGGCGACACCCGGCCGATGGCGGCACTGTGCCGCGCGTTGATGGATGCGGGGCACGAGGCGCGCCTGCTCGCCGATCACGCGACGCTCGGCACGGCAAGCGCGCTGGGCGTCCCCTCGATCCCGCTGGCGGGCGACATCAAGGGCATGTTGCAACGCGAGCACGCGATTTCCAGCGTCGTCGCTGAAAGGCGCGGATTCTCCAGCATGGCGAGCGCGCTCGCGCACATCGCCAACATGCATGCGGAAGCGTGGCTGCGTGAGATCGTGCGCGCAGGCGAAGATTGCGACGCGATCATCGTCTCGGGGCTCGCTGCGTTTGTCGGCCTGTCCGCGGCCGAGCATCTAGGTGTGAAAGCGATCGGCACGGGGCTCATTCCCATCACCCCGACAAAGGCATTTGCTTCGCCCTTTCTGCCACCGAAATGGATACCGGCGTTTCTCAACTACGCGAGCCAGAGCCTCGTCAATCAGATGCTGTGGCGCGCGTTTCGCGAGAAGACCAATGCGGCGCGCGCTGCTGTTTGCGGCTTGCCACCGCGTCGCGAGTTATGGACTCGTCATCCGATGCTGTATGGCATTTCTCCCAGCCTGATCGCACGTCCGGACGACTGGCCCGACAACGCGCGGATGTGCGGTCAGTGGTTGCCGCCGACTGCCGATTGGGTCGCGCCACAAACGCTCACGGATTTTCTCGCAGCAGGCGATCCGCCGATTTATATCGGCTTCGGCAGCATGGCGGGCTTTGACCCGCAGAGCGTACTCGGTGAAATGATCGCCGCTGTAGCAGGGCGCAGGGCGCTGTTCTATCCGGGCTGGAGCGGCGCCGATATCTCGACGTTGCCGCCGAACTTCCATGTGATCGGCGATACGCCGCACGCCTGGCTGTTTCCGCAGACGTCGCTCGTCATTCATCACGGCGGTTCCGGCACGTCGCATTCCGCGGCGCGCGCGGGCGTGCCTTCCGTCGTGGTGCCATTCGCGGGCGATCAGTCCTTCTGGGCCGACAGGCTGCGGCGTGCGGGCGTCGCCGGTGCTGCATTGAATGGACGCAAGCTGCGAGCGTCAGTGCTGGCGGAAAGCATCGAGCACGCCGGGCGCGCGGAGATGAGATCGCGTGCGCGTGACCTTGGCCTCAAGATGCAATCTGAAAACGGACTGCGCAATGCCGTTATCGCGATCGAAACAATGATGAACGGATGA
- a CDS encoding glutathione S-transferase family protein has product MMKFYFHPSPNPLKAALLIEELGLPYELIAVDTFKGEQHHAGFRAINPNAKVPSITDDGVTVFDSHAILLYLAKRHERFIARSSADHGAMLSWLMFIGTGLSPFSGQAVHFLHHAPEPITYARNRYLKEVERHYRVLDERLAVSPYLAGNEYTIADMALWGWASFAGYILGDKGLTDYPHVKRLVDEIAARPAAVRAQALKTGLTLKADFDEETRRALFPQNTSV; this is encoded by the coding sequence ATCATGAAGTTTTATTTTCACCCGTCACCGAACCCGCTCAAGGCTGCACTGCTGATCGAAGAACTGGGTTTGCCTTATGAACTCATCGCCGTCGACACGTTCAAGGGCGAGCAGCATCACGCCGGTTTTCGTGCGATCAACCCGAACGCCAAGGTTCCCTCCATCACCGACGACGGCGTGACCGTATTCGACTCGCACGCCATTCTTCTGTACCTCGCAAAGAGGCACGAGCGCTTCATCGCGCGCTCGTCTGCCGATCATGGTGCGATGCTGTCTTGGCTGATGTTCATCGGCACCGGGCTGTCGCCGTTCTCGGGTCAGGCCGTGCATTTCCTGCACCACGCGCCCGAACCGATCACCTATGCACGCAATCGCTATCTGAAGGAAGTCGAGCGTCACTACCGTGTGCTCGACGAACGGCTCGCCGTGTCGCCTTATCTCGCGGGCAACGAGTACACGATCGCCGACATGGCGCTGTGGGGCTGGGCGAGCTTCGCGGGCTACATCCTCGGCGACAAAGGCTTGACCGACTATCCGCACGTCAAGCGTCTGGTCGACGAGATTGCCGCACGCCCCGCCGCCGTTCGCGCGCAGGCATTGAAGACGGGTCTTACGTTGAAGGCTGATTTCGACGAAGAAACGCGCCGCGCGCTGTTCCCGCAAAACACGTCGGTGTAG
- a CDS encoding DMT family transporter, translating to MTAEAGVALMIVTTATFAASDSVVKVIGTAVPLTAILLGRYIFQAIALGTWQARDGFRRFRHFGTLKLQILRAFLLLLNSACTFAGLRYLPLPVSTSLAMMAPLISTLLAATLLNEEVSRAKWCMVMLGFIGMLIVVRPGSGEFSWAVAFPIGAATTFACFQVVSSKLSTAGDPVTTNFFTALIASIALATLLWVDQAALLPAIREVTVGSWFLVIVMASLATSGHLLMLQALRRTPLAVLTPFGYAQLAFATFFSWALFGKVPDWWTVIGMAVIAASGIGTMLMHARTRVP from the coding sequence ATGACAGCCGAAGCCGGCGTCGCCTTGATGATAGTCACGACGGCGACATTCGCTGCAAGCGATTCCGTCGTCAAGGTCATCGGTACAGCGGTCCCTTTGACAGCCATTCTTCTTGGACGCTACATCTTCCAGGCCATCGCCCTCGGAACGTGGCAGGCGAGAGACGGCTTCCGTCGATTCCGTCATTTCGGCACGCTCAAGCTCCAGATACTTCGCGCGTTTCTTCTGCTTCTCAATTCGGCCTGCACGTTTGCCGGATTGCGCTATTTGCCATTGCCCGTCAGCACGTCGCTTGCGATGATGGCCCCGCTCATTTCGACGCTGCTGGCAGCGACTCTGCTCAACGAAGAAGTGTCCAGAGCGAAGTGGTGCATGGTCATGCTGGGCTTCATCGGGATGCTGATCGTCGTCAGGCCGGGCAGCGGCGAATTCAGTTGGGCGGTGGCCTTTCCTATCGGCGCTGCAACGACCTTCGCGTGCTTCCAGGTGGTTTCGAGCAAGTTATCGACAGCCGGCGACCCGGTCACAACCAATTTCTTCACGGCCCTGATCGCGAGCATTGCACTCGCGACGCTGCTATGGGTCGACCAGGCTGCGCTTCTGCCTGCCATTCGCGAGGTGACGGTTGGCAGCTGGTTTCTGGTGATCGTCATGGCCTCGCTTGCCACATCGGGGCATCTGCTGATGTTGCAGGCGTTGCGCAGAACGCCGCTTGCCGTGCTGACTCCGTTTGGTTATGCGCAACTGGCTTTCGCGACATTCTTCAGCTGGGCGCTGTTCGGGAAGGTTCCGGATTGGTGGACCGTCATCGGGATGGCGGTCATCGCCGCCAGCGGAATCGGCACGATGCTCATGCATGCGCGCACCCGGGTTCCGTAA
- a CDS encoding ATPase domain-containing protein: MSQADLTRNLDDAAPPRISTGVPGLDDVLNGGLVANRVYLIEGVPGAGKTTLGLHFLLEGMRRGEPGLYITLSETAAELRAVAASHHWSLDGLPIHELVSTEGLAAEAGQSILHPSEVELGETIDEVRRVVLSINPRRVVFDSLSELRLLAQDALKYRRQVLALKQFFSTLGCTLWLLDDKTSQPGDLQLHSITHGVIDLDQTVPAYGVEQRRLRIVKMRGIKFAGGYHDFRLDTGGVTVYPRLVAAIHRRDFNPSAQSTGVPELDALLGGGLTPGTNTLLVGPAGAGKTTTAIRCALSALERGESVKYLLFDETLGILLSRCRQLDMALDSYIENGQLMLQQIDPAEMSPGQFSTLVRDGVENAGVSMVVIDSLNAYMQAMPGHRYLLLQMHELLAYLNQQGITTLMVLGQHGLIGNVASDIDLSYLSDALLVFRFFESAGEVLSALSVLKSRTGTHERTIREFRVGPGGLRLGSPLKDFEGVLAGLPTYRGRQALLSERPHE; encoded by the coding sequence ATGTCGCAAGCCGATCTCACACGTAACCTCGACGATGCCGCGCCTCCCCGCATATCGACGGGCGTGCCGGGCCTCGACGATGTGTTGAACGGTGGTCTCGTTGCCAACCGGGTGTACCTGATAGAAGGCGTGCCCGGTGCCGGAAAAACTACTCTGGGTCTGCATTTCCTTCTCGAAGGGATGCGGCGCGGCGAGCCGGGGCTGTACATCACATTGTCCGAAACGGCCGCCGAACTGCGCGCCGTCGCCGCGTCTCACCACTGGTCGCTGGATGGCTTGCCCATCCACGAGCTCGTCAGCACGGAAGGGCTGGCCGCCGAAGCCGGGCAGTCGATCCTGCATCCCTCCGAAGTGGAACTCGGGGAGACCATCGACGAAGTCCGGCGCGTGGTGCTCAGCATCAATCCGCGCCGCGTGGTGTTCGACAGCCTGTCCGAACTGCGTCTGCTCGCCCAGGATGCGCTGAAATACCGGCGTCAGGTGCTGGCCCTGAAGCAGTTTTTTTCGACGCTCGGCTGCACGTTGTGGTTGCTCGACGATAAAACGTCGCAGCCCGGCGATCTGCAACTTCACAGCATCACGCACGGCGTGATCGATCTCGATCAGACCGTGCCGGCGTATGGCGTCGAACAGCGCAGGCTGCGCATCGTCAAGATGCGCGGCATCAAGTTCGCCGGGGGCTATCACGACTTCAGGCTCGACACGGGCGGCGTCACTGTCTATCCGCGCCTCGTTGCCGCGATCCATCGCCGGGATTTCAATCCTTCCGCGCAATCGACGGGCGTGCCCGAACTGGACGCGCTGCTGGGCGGCGGCCTGACGCCCGGCACCAACACGTTGCTGGTCGGGCCAGCCGGCGCCGGCAAGACGACGACCGCGATACGTTGCGCGCTGAGTGCGCTGGAGCGCGGCGAGAGCGTCAAGTACCTGTTGTTCGATGAAACGCTTGGCATTCTGCTGTCGAGATGCAGGCAACTGGACATGGCTCTCGACAGCTACATCGAGAACGGCCAGTTGATGCTTCAGCAGATCGATCCTGCGGAGATGTCGCCCGGCCAGTTTTCGACGCTCGTGCGGGACGGGGTCGAGAACGCGGGCGTGTCGATGGTTGTCATCGACAGCCTCAACGCGTACATGCAGGCGATGCCGGGCCATCGCTACCTGCTGCTGCAAATGCATGAACTCCTCGCGTATCTCAACCAGCAAGGCATCACGACGCTGATGGTGCTCGGACAGCACGGGCTCATCGGCAACGTCGCGTCGGATATCGACCTCAGCTATCTGAGCGATGCGCTCCTCGTATTCCGATTCTTCGAAAGCGCGGGCGAAGTGCTCTCGGCGCTGTCGGTGCTGAAGAGCCGCACGGGTACGCACGAACGCACGATACGCGAGTTCCGCGTCGGCCCTGGCGGCTTGCGTCTCGGATCGCCGCTGAAGGACTTCGAAGGCGTGCTCGCCGGATTGCCGACTTACCGCGGTCGCCAGGCGCTGCTGAGCGAACGGCCGCACGAATAA